From Bacteroidota bacterium:
CCAGTAAGCATTTTGTGTTAATTCAGCATCATACATTAATTCATTATTGGGTATAGGGAATATTGAATATTTAGCAGGATTGGCCAGGAAATTATTAGCAGATAAATTTGCCTGTGCAGAATAATTACTTGGGCAATTAGCTGAATTATCATTGATTACATTTTGCATTGCAGTCTTCATCATTCCCCAACGAACTAAATCATGATAACGAAGGCCTTCGAAACAAAGTTCCCTGGTACGTTCATCCATTATATCCTGCATTGTGAATGTATTAACATCAAATCCAGGTACTGCAGCCTTCACATCCGAATAACCATAAGCTCTTCTTCGCACCTCATTAAAATATTCGACAGCCTGGGCACTTGGACTGCCTCCGTTAACCTGTAAATCAGCTTCAGCGGCCATTAATAACACATCAGCATATCGAATAATCGGAAAATTGCAGGAGGTATAATTTTGTTGCCTGATTGGAGGAACATTAACTTCATATTCCCTTCTCCATTTTGCGATAGGATGATCATAAATTGTTGGATAACCAGCACCTCCCTTTATAATATTAATAGCAGTTACTTTTCCCCCACTTACAACGGCTGTTGCGGTTGCAACATTTGAGCCCGTTACAGCCTGATTGGGGCCCACGTTGGTATTGTAAGCTATAAATGTCACTGTAGGAGCCGAAGTGTAGCCTGTACCAGGATTATCAACAACTACAGATGTAATTGCACCGGTACTTGAAGTATAAGCTGTCGCTGAAGCGCCAGTACCATTGCCACCGGTAATACTTACCTGTAAAAGAGGATATTGTGTGGCCGAATAAACAGGAGATGAAGAAGTCCCAATATTTCTATATATATAAGGTCCAAAAACCCAATCTCTTCTTAAATCACCTGAACCATACAGATTAAAAAGCCTTGGAAATCCCCTGTAACTTCCACTTGAATATCCCATAGGTGAGGAAGCAGTTGCGTCCGGGTTAGTAACCCCCATCAATGCACCCAATTGCTGGGTTACAGGATACCCCGTACTTTGGAAGACCCCGGAAGTATTTGATTTTGAAAGAAAGGCTGCATCCCAAATTCCTTCGGCAGTATTGTTATCATTCATATTGTTTTGCATATTATTGATAAACAAACG
This genomic window contains:
- a CDS encoding RagB/SusD family nutrient uptake outer membrane protein yields the protein MKNICKAVIILLLITLAGTSCQKDVSLTPKFFMPVTYATEAQLDAQVAGIYGTLEDDRLYGQGLWSYFTGGADEGFRTGVSATTGNNPSLYNGSSQDQNFYNFWRYLYAGIERSNIVLNVIDKTPFSSEDKRKRYKGEAKFLRAYFYYLLVSYYGDVPLKTQTSVSMGTDFNLPRNPSKDVYNYILDEMKSADTLVETMPIAKTPTIVTQSAVESILARVCLSMAGNPVNDVSKYNDALFWAQKVINSNVHSLNTIPVSFKLPNNSTPTVTSAYSRLFINNMQNNMNDNNTAEGIWDAAFLSKSNTSGVFQSTGYPVTQQLGALMGVTNPDATASSPMGYSSGSYRGFPRLFNLYGSGDLRRDWVFGPYIYRNIGTSSSPVYSATQYPLLQVSITGGNGTGASATAYTSSTGAITSVVVDNPGTGYTSAPTVTFIAYNTNVGPNQAVTGSNVATATAVVSGGKVTAINIIKGGAGYPTIYDHPIAKWRREYEVNVPPIRQQNYTSCNFPIIRYADVLLMAAEADLQVNGGSPSAQAVEYFNEVRRRAYGYSDVKAAVPGFDVNTFTMQDIMDERTRELCFEGLRYHDLVRWGMMKTAMQNVINDNSANCPSNYSAQANLSANNFLANPAKYSIFPIPNNELMYDAELTQNAYW